One segment of Rosa chinensis cultivar Old Blush chromosome 6, RchiOBHm-V2, whole genome shotgun sequence DNA contains the following:
- the LOC112172373 gene encoding cysteine-tryptophan domain-containing zinc finger protein 3 isoform X2, with the protein MISVGSRDARKGLGLGFGAGREMDDSELEEGEACSSQINEYDPNIDPDVALAYIDDKIQDVLGHFQKDFEGGVVSAENLGAKFGGYGSFLPSYQRSPVWSHPRTPAKSQNYGLPKSPNSLKLEGGHRNNSSCYAVSQSVGLGTASASSISLVAPKAPSANIPVKQDVSVSYNQADQYPPEQESATKRPIKLSDQKTLKVRLRVGSDNLSTRKNDIYSGLGLDGTPSSSLDDSSDSEGISHGPQDAPFESPTSILQIMTSCPVYEGMLLSPLPEDLIYLTEKDKVAKEVGSLPRDGLERSGFLMNGANTREGGGKMSGARKTKSVERNDFSAESKSGINKDGIGLLANKDQDVDTFACEELVSKTLKLPLLSNSYSSVNDVKKSKEADKNAGRDKGFPCQPEDEPIEPTFNQEQNWVEKRKASLAGKIQGDRKVSSNNNVSVHLKKDGHHKGERGNESVKADSNVSKGRKSLSTEVVDHSKQRVSQKGIAHEVDDVRLLSGKEQPLLGEKWKSKEIPRTLVTDFPKESSRVGSSSVPKVKSAHVNKLTSNSESENFRKDLDKSRDTYRDFFGDEEEENQTDSLQLPSEDKLKEPDAVAKSTSAVNISSREKPNGKIVDSHPVTASNIAQRPGNGPISDAAPATGAPALMEDYWVQCDKCLKWRLLPHGTTPDNLPEKWLCSMLNWLPGMNRCSVTEEETTDKTKALIAQYQVPALGSQNNLPNNPGGFMEGVAQADFRHPDQNPQNFGLHAMPGSGKKKNGLKELSKASDKDGSLLLPNSMKKNIQASLKSKSLNDVNQSSPLNEPNLQPLSNSSDLAVEKRKHKYKEKQKVLGSSYDGGPPNNLKIKSRRDFDPDTSRPPKKIKSNGRRMTDEEWASDNHGPDGEIGPSSSSGFLTTEAGKDRIKDRIEAATLTKVKDEVCRDNGSVDMGNVSRDRTKKRKLKEYPEIHMGSLPDRSIVVKEEFSENDCRKEKKARVSKSEGKESSASKGSGRTDKKSSHSKKQQRGKDISSRPTQRSQNGMESLKKDLGSVQVFVAATSSSSKVSGSQKTKSSFQEIKGSPVESVSSSPMRILNPDKHELVLGAKDESQDTGRFALRSPRRCSDGEDDGMIDRSGTARKEKVSSGAYRRSEKGNKLQEKVNKYGETENKYVSKKDLPGKSLNESSKRESQSNFGGRDGQDVRVDAIYPKDTISTPKKQPDSDSERSSKRIPSERTDRVDTGSTRGKSLPLPPSGGAQNEMMTRCPRPVSGSHKGNGADILQVDGSEGNDVVKVQVQTRKADTQNGTQHTSSRHRAQNGHRGRDLDAPSPARRDSSTPAYITVLKEAKDMKHLADRLKNSQSNDSTGLYFQAVLKFLHAASLLESPNIDSGKQNESMQIYRSTAALCQFCAHEYEKSKDMASAALAFKCLEVAYLKVIYSSHSNAGRDRHELQTALHMGPPGESPSSSASDVDNLNNPSAVDKVALPKGVSSPQVAGNHVIAARNRPNFVRMLKFTLDVHHAMDASKKSRVAFAAADTKMGEAKYSECISSIKRALDFNFQDVEGLLRLVRLAMEAIGNSRQKSPDGGGDDSNL; encoded by the exons tcgGAGCTGGGAGAGAGATGGACGATTCCGAGCTTGAAGAAGGCGAGGCGTGTTCTTCTCAAATCAATGAATACGATCCCAATATCGACCCCGACGTCGCTCTCGCCTACATC GATGATAAAATTCAGGATGTTTTGGGGCACTTTCAGAAAGATTTTGAAGGTGGGGTGGTGTCTGCAGAGAATCTAG GGGCAAAGTTTGGTGGGTATGGCTCATTTTTACCTAGCTATCAGCGGTCTCCAGTGTGGTCTCATCCGAGGACTCCAGCAAAAAGTCAGAATTATGGCTTACCCAAATCTCCCAACAGTTTAAAACTTGAG GGTGGCCATCGTAACAATTCTAGTTGTTATGCTGTATCTCAGTCTGTTGGACTTGGAACTGCTTCTGCCAGTTCCATTTCACTCGTTGCACCGAAGGCACCATCAGCAAACATTCCAGTCAAACAAGATGTGAGTGTTTCATATAATCAAGCTGACCAGTATCCTCCTGAACAGGAATCCGCAACAAAGAGACCTATTAAACTATCGGACCAGAAAACTCTCAAGGTACGGCTTAGGGTGGGCTCAGATAACTTGTCGACACGAAAAAATGATATCTACAGTGGGCTTGGCCTTGACGGTACACCATCTTCCTCACTAGATGATTCTTCAGATAGTGAAGGAATATCTCATGGACCTCAAGATGCCCCATTTGAATCTCCCACTAGTATTCTCCAG ATTATGACATCCTGTCCGGTGTATGAGGGTATGCTTTTGTCACCTCTTCCTGAGGATCTAATTTATTTAACTGAAAAGGATAAGGTTGCAAAAGAAGTTGGATCTCTTCCAAGGGATGGTTTGGAAAGATCTGGGTTCCTAATGAATGGAGCAAATACCAGGGAGGGTGGTGGAAAAATGTCTGGGGCAAGGAAAACTAAATCAGTTGAAAGAAATGATTTTTCAGCAGAATCAAAGAGTGGGATCAATAAGGATGGAATTGGGCTTCTGGCAAACAAGGACCAAGATGTTGATACATTTGCTTGTGAGGAGCTTGTTTCTAAAACCTTGAAGCTCCCACTTCTATCCAATTCATACTCTTCTGTCAATGATGTGAAAAAGAGTAAAGAAGCAGATAAGAATGCTGGAAGGGATAAAGGCTTCCCTTGTCAACCAGAAGATGAGCCTATAGAGCCAACATTCAATCAAGAGCAAAACTGGGTTGAAAAGCGAAAAGCCAGTTTGGCTGGAAAG ATTCAGGGAGACAGAAAAGTAAGTTCTAACAATAATGTTTCGGTACATTTAAAGAAAGATGGCCATCACAAAGGAGAGAGAGGTAATGAATCAGTAAAAGCCGACTCAAATGTATCTAAAGGGAGGAAATCTTTAAGTACTGAAGTTGTGGACCACTCAAAGCAAAGGGTGAGTCAGAAGGGTATAGCCCATGAGGTAGATGATGTGAGATTACTTTCTGGGAAGGAGCAGCCCTTACTTGGCGAAAAATGGAAATCAAAAGAAATTCCAAGGACCCTGGTTACAGACTTTCCAAAAGAAAGCTCCAGGGTTGGTTCTTCTTCAGTGCCCAAAGTGAAGAGTGCTCATGTGAACAAGCTTACATCCAATAGTGAATCTGAAAACTTCAGAAAGGATCTTGATAAAAGCAGGGATACATATAGAGATTTCTttggggatgaagaagaagagaaccaAACTGATTCATTGCAATTACCTTCTGAAGATAAGCTTAAGGAGCCTGATGCTGTTGCAAAAAGCACATCTGCAGTTAACATTTCATCAAGAGAGAAACCAAATGGAAAGATAGTTGATTCACATCCTGTAACAGCTTCAAATATAGCTCAACGCCCTGGAAACGGACCCATTTCTGATGCAGCTCCTGCAACTGGGGCTCCTGCATTAATGGAAGACTATTGGGTGCAGTGTGACAAGTGTCTAAAATGGCGGCTTCTTCCGCATGGTACAACCCCCGACAACTTACCAGAAAAGTGGCTATGTAGCATGCTTAATTGGCT GCCTGGGATGAACCGGTGTAGTGTAACAGAGGAGGAAACAACAGACAAGACAAAAGCTCTAATTGCACAGTACCAAGTTCCTGCCCTTGGCAGTCAAAATAATCTTCCCAATAATCCTGGTGGCTTTATGGAAGGCGTTGCACAAGCTGATTTTCGGCACCCTGATCAGAACCCCCAAAATTTTGGTTTGCATGCCATGCCTGGCAgcgggaagaaaaaaaatggattgAAAGAATTGTCAAAGGCAAGTGATAAAGATGGTTCTCTTCTGCTGCCAAACTCTATGAAGAAGAACATACAGGCATCACTGAAGAGTAAAAGCTTGAATGATGTTAACCAATCTTCACCTCTGAATGAGCCTAATCTTCAGCCGCTGAGCAATTCCAGTGACTTGGCAGTGGAGAAACGGAAGCACAAGTACAAAGAGAAGCAAAAAGTTTTAGGTTCCTCTTATGATGGAG GCCCTCCCAACAATTTAAAGATTAAGAGCAGAAGGGACTTTGATCCAGATACTTCTAGACCACCCAAGAAAATCAAGAGCAATGGTAGGCGTATGACTGATGAAGAATGGGCATCAGATAACCACGGACCAGACGGTGAGATTGGTCCTAGCTCAAGTAGTGGTTTTCTGACTACTGAAGCAGGAAAAGATCGAATTAAGGATAGGATAGAGGCTGCTACTCTTACCAAAGTAAAAGATGAAGTTTGTAGAGACAATGGATCCGTAGACATGGGTAATGTTTCTAGAGATagaacaaaaaagagaaaattgaagGAATATCCTGAAATTCATATGGGTTCCCTTCCAGATCGTTCCATTGTAGTGAAGGAGGAGTTTAGTGAGAATGACTGTAGGAAGGAAAAGAAGGCGAGGGTATCTAAATCTGAGGGAAAAGAGTCCAGTGCAAGCAAAGGCAGTGGTAGAACAGACAAGAAGAGCAGCCATTCAAAGAAGCAACAACGTGGAAAAGATATAAGCAGCAGACCAACTCAACGGAGTCAGAATGGGATGGAATCTTTGAAAAAAGATTTGGGATCTGTTCAGGTTTTTGTGGCTGCCACTTCAAGCTCTTCTAAAGTTTCTGGTTCTCAAAAGACCAAATCCAgctttcaagaaattaaagGTTCACCTGTAGAATCTGTTTCATCATCACCTATGAGAATCTTAAATCCTGATAAGCATGAATTAGTACTTGGGGCAAAGGATGAGTCACAAGACACTGGTCGTTTTGCATTACGTAGCCCACGGAGATGCTCAGATGGTGAAGATGACGGCATGATTGATCGATCTGGGACAGCAAGGAAGGAAAAAGTTTCCTCCGGGGCTTATCGTAGGTCTGAGAAGGGGAACAAATTGCAGGAGAAGGTGAACAAATATGGTGAAACTGAGAACAAATATGTCAGTAAGAAAGATTTGCCGGGAAAGTCTTTGAATGAGAGTAGTAAAAGGGAGAGCCAGTCTAATTTTGGGGGTCGTGATGGCCAAGATGTTAGAGTAGATGCTATTTACCCAAAAGACACGATTTCTACTCCAAAGAAGCAGCCCGATTCTGATAGTGAAAGGTCTTCAAAGAGGATCCCTTCTGAAAGAACTGATCGAGTGGATACAGGCTCAACAAGGGGGAAGTCACTACCCTTGCCACCCTCTGGAGGAGCTCAAAATGAGATGATGACTCGTTGTCCCCGACCAGTTTCTGGCTCTCACAAAGGTAATGGAGCAGATATATTACAAGTAGATGGCTCTGAAGGTAATGATGTGGTCAAGGTGCAAGTACAGACCAGAAAGGCTGATACTCAGAATGGAACTCAGCATACTAGTTCAAGACATCGTGCACAGAATGGGCACAGGGGCAGGGATCTTGATGCCCCTAGTCCAGCTAGAAGGGATTCTTCCACCCCGGCTTATATCACTGTTTTAAAAGAAGCTAAAGATATGAAACACCTTGCTGATCGTCTCAAG AACTCTCAGTCAAATGATAGTACAGGGCTTTACTTCCAGGCGGTCCTCAAATTTCTTCACGCTGCATCTCTCTTGGAATCTCCCAACATTGACAGTGGCAAGCAAAATGAGTCCATGCAAATTTATAGAAGCACTGCGGCACTATGCCA GTTTTGTGCTCATGAATATGAAAAATCCAAAGACATGGCTTCTGCTGCTTTAGCCTTCAAATGCTTGGAGGTGGCTTATCTGAAGGTGATATACTCATCGCATTCCAATGCAGGCAGAGATCGACATGAGTTACAAACAGCTTTACATATGGGTCCTCCTG GTGAATCTCCATCTTCCTCTGCCTCTGATGTTGATAACTTGAACAATCCCTCAGCAGTAGACAAGGTTGCCTTACCCAAGGGTGTTAGCTCACCCCAAGTTGCTGGAAACCATGTAATTGCTGCTCGAAATCGTCCCAATTTTGTGCGCATGCTGAAATTT ACACTAGATGTACATCATGCAATGGACGCATCAAAGAAATCACGTGTTGCTTTTGCAGCTGCTGATACAAAAATGGGAGAAGCTAAGTATTCTGAATGCATCTCTTCCATTAAAAGGGCTCTTGACTTTAACTTCCAAGATGTAGAGGGATTACTACGTTTGGTACGGCTTGCAATGGAAGCCATTGGCAATAGCCGTCAGAAGAGTCCAGACGGTGGTGGGGATGATTCTAATCTATGA
- the LOC112171614 gene encoding uncharacterized protein LOC112171614 produces MSRLDLARTLSYNPILFTRSLKNCVIPCYTFLRSVVLSDFKVVNIWKRHSWIFGAILSKNVIPNIGLLRELGLPQSSITLLVTYHAEIVMRKPESFSELVGEVEQLGFDPQKSSFVHAMHALYGKKTTWRRNEEAYRRWGWSDNDILSAFRLCPLCMIKSEKKIMETMDFLVNKMGWKLGKLAKFPYVFLYSLEKRIIPRCSVVRVLLLKGLMKEDKLSLATIITTSEKYFLNMFVTRYLDRVPQLSNVYQGKAKYSLIL; encoded by the coding sequence ATGTCAAGGCTCGACCTTGCAAGAACACTGAGCTACAACCCAATTCTTTTTACGCGAAGCTTGAAAAACTGCGTTATACCATGTTATACCTTCCTCAGAAGCGTCGTGCTCTCTGATTTCAAGGTCGTCAATATTTGGAAGCGCCACTCATGGATTTTCGGGGCAATTCTATCCAAGAATGTGATACCCAATATTGGGCTTCTCAGAGAATTGGGCTTGCCCCAGTCCTCTATCACTCTGTTGGTAACGTATCATGCTGAGATTGTGATGAGAAAGCCTGAATCGTTCAGTGAACTTGTGGGTGAAGTCGAACAATTGGGATTTGACCCTCAAAAGTCGAGCTTTGTGCATGCCATGCACGCATTATATGGGAAGAAGACAACATGGAGGCGAAATGAAGAGGCATATAGGAGGTGGGGTTGGTCGGATAATGATATTCTCTCTGCCTTTAGGTTGTGTCCACTGTGTATGATCAAGTCGGAGAAGAAAATAATGGAAACAATGGATTTCTTAGTGAACAAGATGGGATGGAAATTAGGGAAACTTGCAAAGTTTCCATATGTTTTTTTGTACAGCTTGGAGAAGAGAATCATCCCAAGGTGTTCAGTTGTTAGAGTTTTGTTGTTGAAAGGATTGATGAAAGAGGACAAGCTGAGTTTGGCTACTATTATTACTACTTCAGAGAAGTACTTCTTGAATATGTTTGTGACCAGATATCTCGACAGGGTACCCCAATTGTCGAATGTGTACCAAGGAAAAGCGAAATATTCGCTTATCCTGTAG
- the LOC112172373 gene encoding cysteine-tryptophan domain-containing zinc finger protein 3 isoform X1, with the protein MISVGSRDARKGLGLGFGAGREMDDSELEEGEACSSQINEYDPNIDPDVALAYIDDKIQDVLGHFQKDFEGGVVSAENLGAKFGGYGSFLPSYQRSPVWSHPRTPAKSQNYGLPKSPNSLKLEGGHRNNSSCYAVSQSVGLGTASASSISLVAPKAPSANIPVKQDVSVSYNQADQYPPEQESATKRPIKLSDQKTLKVRLRVGSDNLSTRKNDIYSGLGLDGTPSSSLDDSSDSEGISHGPQDAPFESPTSILQIMTSCPVYEGMLLSPLPEDLIYLTEKDKVAKEVGSLPRDGLERSGFLMNGANTREGGGKMSGARKTKSVERNDFSAESKSGINKDGIGLLANKDQDVDTFACEELVSKTLKLPLLSNSYSSVNDVKKSKEADKNAGRDKGFPCQPEDEPIEPTFNQEQNWVEKRKASLAGKVQGEDEPMEPTFNQEQNWVEKRKASLAGKIQGDRKVSSNNNVSVHLKKDGHHKGERGNESVKADSNVSKGRKSLSTEVVDHSKQRVSQKGIAHEVDDVRLLSGKEQPLLGEKWKSKEIPRTLVTDFPKESSRVGSSSVPKVKSAHVNKLTSNSESENFRKDLDKSRDTYRDFFGDEEEENQTDSLQLPSEDKLKEPDAVAKSTSAVNISSREKPNGKIVDSHPVTASNIAQRPGNGPISDAAPATGAPALMEDYWVQCDKCLKWRLLPHGTTPDNLPEKWLCSMLNWLPGMNRCSVTEEETTDKTKALIAQYQVPALGSQNNLPNNPGGFMEGVAQADFRHPDQNPQNFGLHAMPGSGKKKNGLKELSKASDKDGSLLLPNSMKKNIQASLKSKSLNDVNQSSPLNEPNLQPLSNSSDLAVEKRKHKYKEKQKVLGSSYDGGPPNNLKIKSRRDFDPDTSRPPKKIKSNGRRMTDEEWASDNHGPDGEIGPSSSSGFLTTEAGKDRIKDRIEAATLTKVKDEVCRDNGSVDMGNVSRDRTKKRKLKEYPEIHMGSLPDRSIVVKEEFSENDCRKEKKARVSKSEGKESSASKGSGRTDKKSSHSKKQQRGKDISSRPTQRSQNGMESLKKDLGSVQVFVAATSSSSKVSGSQKTKSSFQEIKGSPVESVSSSPMRILNPDKHELVLGAKDESQDTGRFALRSPRRCSDGEDDGMIDRSGTARKEKVSSGAYRRSEKGNKLQEKVNKYGETENKYVSKKDLPGKSLNESSKRESQSNFGGRDGQDVRVDAIYPKDTISTPKKQPDSDSERSSKRIPSERTDRVDTGSTRGKSLPLPPSGGAQNEMMTRCPRPVSGSHKGNGADILQVDGSEGNDVVKVQVQTRKADTQNGTQHTSSRHRAQNGHRGRDLDAPSPARRDSSTPAYITVLKEAKDMKHLADRLKNSQSNDSTGLYFQAVLKFLHAASLLESPNIDSGKQNESMQIYRSTAALCQFCAHEYEKSKDMASAALAFKCLEVAYLKVIYSSHSNAGRDRHELQTALHMGPPGESPSSSASDVDNLNNPSAVDKVALPKGVSSPQVAGNHVIAARNRPNFVRMLKFTLDVHHAMDASKKSRVAFAAADTKMGEAKYSECISSIKRALDFNFQDVEGLLRLVRLAMEAIGNSRQKSPDGGGDDSNL; encoded by the exons tcgGAGCTGGGAGAGAGATGGACGATTCCGAGCTTGAAGAAGGCGAGGCGTGTTCTTCTCAAATCAATGAATACGATCCCAATATCGACCCCGACGTCGCTCTCGCCTACATC GATGATAAAATTCAGGATGTTTTGGGGCACTTTCAGAAAGATTTTGAAGGTGGGGTGGTGTCTGCAGAGAATCTAG GGGCAAAGTTTGGTGGGTATGGCTCATTTTTACCTAGCTATCAGCGGTCTCCAGTGTGGTCTCATCCGAGGACTCCAGCAAAAAGTCAGAATTATGGCTTACCCAAATCTCCCAACAGTTTAAAACTTGAG GGTGGCCATCGTAACAATTCTAGTTGTTATGCTGTATCTCAGTCTGTTGGACTTGGAACTGCTTCTGCCAGTTCCATTTCACTCGTTGCACCGAAGGCACCATCAGCAAACATTCCAGTCAAACAAGATGTGAGTGTTTCATATAATCAAGCTGACCAGTATCCTCCTGAACAGGAATCCGCAACAAAGAGACCTATTAAACTATCGGACCAGAAAACTCTCAAGGTACGGCTTAGGGTGGGCTCAGATAACTTGTCGACACGAAAAAATGATATCTACAGTGGGCTTGGCCTTGACGGTACACCATCTTCCTCACTAGATGATTCTTCAGATAGTGAAGGAATATCTCATGGACCTCAAGATGCCCCATTTGAATCTCCCACTAGTATTCTCCAG ATTATGACATCCTGTCCGGTGTATGAGGGTATGCTTTTGTCACCTCTTCCTGAGGATCTAATTTATTTAACTGAAAAGGATAAGGTTGCAAAAGAAGTTGGATCTCTTCCAAGGGATGGTTTGGAAAGATCTGGGTTCCTAATGAATGGAGCAAATACCAGGGAGGGTGGTGGAAAAATGTCTGGGGCAAGGAAAACTAAATCAGTTGAAAGAAATGATTTTTCAGCAGAATCAAAGAGTGGGATCAATAAGGATGGAATTGGGCTTCTGGCAAACAAGGACCAAGATGTTGATACATTTGCTTGTGAGGAGCTTGTTTCTAAAACCTTGAAGCTCCCACTTCTATCCAATTCATACTCTTCTGTCAATGATGTGAAAAAGAGTAAAGAAGCAGATAAGAATGCTGGAAGGGATAAAGGCTTCCCTTGTCAACCAGAAGATGAGCCTATAGAGCCAACATTCAATCAAGAGCAAAACTGGGTTGAAAAGCGAAAAGCCAGTTTGGCTGGAAAGGTTCAGGGAGAAGATGAGCCTATGGAGCCAACATTCAATCAAGAGCAAAACTGGGTTGAAAAGCGAAAAGCCAGTTTGGCTGGAAAGATTCAGGGAGACAGAAAAGTAAGTTCTAACAATAATGTTTCGGTACATTTAAAGAAAGATGGCCATCACAAAGGAGAGAGAGGTAATGAATCAGTAAAAGCCGACTCAAATGTATCTAAAGGGAGGAAATCTTTAAGTACTGAAGTTGTGGACCACTCAAAGCAAAGGGTGAGTCAGAAGGGTATAGCCCATGAGGTAGATGATGTGAGATTACTTTCTGGGAAGGAGCAGCCCTTACTTGGCGAAAAATGGAAATCAAAAGAAATTCCAAGGACCCTGGTTACAGACTTTCCAAAAGAAAGCTCCAGGGTTGGTTCTTCTTCAGTGCCCAAAGTGAAGAGTGCTCATGTGAACAAGCTTACATCCAATAGTGAATCTGAAAACTTCAGAAAGGATCTTGATAAAAGCAGGGATACATATAGAGATTTCTttggggatgaagaagaagagaaccaAACTGATTCATTGCAATTACCTTCTGAAGATAAGCTTAAGGAGCCTGATGCTGTTGCAAAAAGCACATCTGCAGTTAACATTTCATCAAGAGAGAAACCAAATGGAAAGATAGTTGATTCACATCCTGTAACAGCTTCAAATATAGCTCAACGCCCTGGAAACGGACCCATTTCTGATGCAGCTCCTGCAACTGGGGCTCCTGCATTAATGGAAGACTATTGGGTGCAGTGTGACAAGTGTCTAAAATGGCGGCTTCTTCCGCATGGTACAACCCCCGACAACTTACCAGAAAAGTGGCTATGTAGCATGCTTAATTGGCT GCCTGGGATGAACCGGTGTAGTGTAACAGAGGAGGAAACAACAGACAAGACAAAAGCTCTAATTGCACAGTACCAAGTTCCTGCCCTTGGCAGTCAAAATAATCTTCCCAATAATCCTGGTGGCTTTATGGAAGGCGTTGCACAAGCTGATTTTCGGCACCCTGATCAGAACCCCCAAAATTTTGGTTTGCATGCCATGCCTGGCAgcgggaagaaaaaaaatggattgAAAGAATTGTCAAAGGCAAGTGATAAAGATGGTTCTCTTCTGCTGCCAAACTCTATGAAGAAGAACATACAGGCATCACTGAAGAGTAAAAGCTTGAATGATGTTAACCAATCTTCACCTCTGAATGAGCCTAATCTTCAGCCGCTGAGCAATTCCAGTGACTTGGCAGTGGAGAAACGGAAGCACAAGTACAAAGAGAAGCAAAAAGTTTTAGGTTCCTCTTATGATGGAG GCCCTCCCAACAATTTAAAGATTAAGAGCAGAAGGGACTTTGATCCAGATACTTCTAGACCACCCAAGAAAATCAAGAGCAATGGTAGGCGTATGACTGATGAAGAATGGGCATCAGATAACCACGGACCAGACGGTGAGATTGGTCCTAGCTCAAGTAGTGGTTTTCTGACTACTGAAGCAGGAAAAGATCGAATTAAGGATAGGATAGAGGCTGCTACTCTTACCAAAGTAAAAGATGAAGTTTGTAGAGACAATGGATCCGTAGACATGGGTAATGTTTCTAGAGATagaacaaaaaagagaaaattgaagGAATATCCTGAAATTCATATGGGTTCCCTTCCAGATCGTTCCATTGTAGTGAAGGAGGAGTTTAGTGAGAATGACTGTAGGAAGGAAAAGAAGGCGAGGGTATCTAAATCTGAGGGAAAAGAGTCCAGTGCAAGCAAAGGCAGTGGTAGAACAGACAAGAAGAGCAGCCATTCAAAGAAGCAACAACGTGGAAAAGATATAAGCAGCAGACCAACTCAACGGAGTCAGAATGGGATGGAATCTTTGAAAAAAGATTTGGGATCTGTTCAGGTTTTTGTGGCTGCCACTTCAAGCTCTTCTAAAGTTTCTGGTTCTCAAAAGACCAAATCCAgctttcaagaaattaaagGTTCACCTGTAGAATCTGTTTCATCATCACCTATGAGAATCTTAAATCCTGATAAGCATGAATTAGTACTTGGGGCAAAGGATGAGTCACAAGACACTGGTCGTTTTGCATTACGTAGCCCACGGAGATGCTCAGATGGTGAAGATGACGGCATGATTGATCGATCTGGGACAGCAAGGAAGGAAAAAGTTTCCTCCGGGGCTTATCGTAGGTCTGAGAAGGGGAACAAATTGCAGGAGAAGGTGAACAAATATGGTGAAACTGAGAACAAATATGTCAGTAAGAAAGATTTGCCGGGAAAGTCTTTGAATGAGAGTAGTAAAAGGGAGAGCCAGTCTAATTTTGGGGGTCGTGATGGCCAAGATGTTAGAGTAGATGCTATTTACCCAAAAGACACGATTTCTACTCCAAAGAAGCAGCCCGATTCTGATAGTGAAAGGTCTTCAAAGAGGATCCCTTCTGAAAGAACTGATCGAGTGGATACAGGCTCAACAAGGGGGAAGTCACTACCCTTGCCACCCTCTGGAGGAGCTCAAAATGAGATGATGACTCGTTGTCCCCGACCAGTTTCTGGCTCTCACAAAGGTAATGGAGCAGATATATTACAAGTAGATGGCTCTGAAGGTAATGATGTGGTCAAGGTGCAAGTACAGACCAGAAAGGCTGATACTCAGAATGGAACTCAGCATACTAGTTCAAGACATCGTGCACAGAATGGGCACAGGGGCAGGGATCTTGATGCCCCTAGTCCAGCTAGAAGGGATTCTTCCACCCCGGCTTATATCACTGTTTTAAAAGAAGCTAAAGATATGAAACACCTTGCTGATCGTCTCAAG AACTCTCAGTCAAATGATAGTACAGGGCTTTACTTCCAGGCGGTCCTCAAATTTCTTCACGCTGCATCTCTCTTGGAATCTCCCAACATTGACAGTGGCAAGCAAAATGAGTCCATGCAAATTTATAGAAGCACTGCGGCACTATGCCA GTTTTGTGCTCATGAATATGAAAAATCCAAAGACATGGCTTCTGCTGCTTTAGCCTTCAAATGCTTGGAGGTGGCTTATCTGAAGGTGATATACTCATCGCATTCCAATGCAGGCAGAGATCGACATGAGTTACAAACAGCTTTACATATGGGTCCTCCTG GTGAATCTCCATCTTCCTCTGCCTCTGATGTTGATAACTTGAACAATCCCTCAGCAGTAGACAAGGTTGCCTTACCCAAGGGTGTTAGCTCACCCCAAGTTGCTGGAAACCATGTAATTGCTGCTCGAAATCGTCCCAATTTTGTGCGCATGCTGAAATTT ACACTAGATGTACATCATGCAATGGACGCATCAAAGAAATCACGTGTTGCTTTTGCAGCTGCTGATACAAAAATGGGAGAAGCTAAGTATTCTGAATGCATCTCTTCCATTAAAAGGGCTCTTGACTTTAACTTCCAAGATGTAGAGGGATTACTACGTTTGGTACGGCTTGCAATGGAAGCCATTGGCAATAGCCGTCAGAAGAGTCCAGACGGTGGTGGGGATGATTCTAATCTATGA